The proteins below come from a single Asanoa ferruginea genomic window:
- a CDS encoding GNAT family N-acetyltransferase, whose translation MALGYVRPARPEDAAEIARIQVATWRVAYRRMLPRHVLDDLDEAWIAERWSASIAQPPSPRHRVLVSVEQAEQSYLVGFAASGPADEQALAPEEAPLPDDVAAVTDLLVEPRWGRRGHGSRLLAAAVDLWREDGFAFAVAWAYDGDAATRKFLGSAGWAPDGAGRALDVEDMLVYQLRLHVDLTAAPDPAEEP comes from the coding sequence ATGGCTCTCGGGTATGTCCGTCCGGCGCGTCCCGAGGACGCCGCCGAGATCGCACGCATCCAGGTTGCGACCTGGCGGGTCGCATATCGCCGGATGCTGCCCCGACACGTGCTCGACGACCTCGACGAGGCGTGGATCGCGGAGCGGTGGAGCGCCTCGATCGCACAGCCGCCGTCACCGAGGCACCGGGTGCTGGTGTCGGTCGAGCAGGCCGAACAATCGTATCTGGTGGGTTTTGCCGCCTCCGGACCCGCCGACGAGCAGGCCTTGGCCCCCGAGGAGGCGCCGCTGCCGGACGATGTGGCGGCCGTCACCGACCTGTTGGTCGAACCCCGCTGGGGCCGGCGCGGGCACGGCAGTCGGCTGCTCGCGGCGGCCGTCGACCTCTGGCGCGAGGACGGCTTCGCCTTCGCGGTGGCCTGGGCCTACGACGGCGACGCGGCGACCCGCAAGTTCCTCGGCTCGGCCGGCTGGGCGCCGGACGGAGCCGGGCGGGCCCTCGACGTGGAAGACATGCTGGTCTACCAGCTCCGCCTACACGTCGATTTGACGGCCGCGCCCGACCCCGCCGAGGAGCCTTAG